One part of the Athene noctua chromosome Z, bAthNoc1.hap1.1, whole genome shotgun sequence genome encodes these proteins:
- the GZMA gene encoding granzyme A has translation MGAFINLSTSASVILLVVHGGFCVDIIGGNEVAPHSRPFMALINGSNGKAICGGALIKEDWVLTAAHCNVKGGRVILGAHSQEAREKEKQFFQIAKYIRHPYYCSSHKENDIMLLQLQGRARLNKAVKLIPLPTSDDDPKPGTTCTVAGWGQTHNYLRKFSDTLREVNITVISRQICNDKKHYRNNPVITDNMICAGAKEGGKDSCFGDSGGPLRCNNVMRGITAFGKANKCGTVDGPGVYTRLTKQYLQWIRKTVRGA, from the exons ATGGGAGCTTTCATCAATTTGTCTACATCTGCTTCTGTCATTCTCCTGGTAGTTCATGGAG gtttctGTGTGGATATCATTGGAGGAAATGAAGTAGCACCACACTCCAGACCATTTATGGCCCTAATCAATGGATCAAATGGAAAAGCTATTTGTGGAGGAGCTTTGATCAAGGAAGACTGGGTGTTAACAGCCGCCCACTGTAATGT gaaaggagggagagttATTCTTGGAGCTCATTCACaggaagcaagagaaaaagaaaaacagttttttcaGATTGCAAAATATATTCGCCATCCATACTACTGTTCCAGTCATAAGGAAAACGACATTATGCTTCTGCAG CTTCAGGGAAGAGCAAGACTTAATAAAGCTGTGAAGCTGATTCCCCTGCCTACTTCAGATGATGATCCCAAACCAGGAACAACTTGCACAGTAGCAGGATGGGGACAAACTCACAATTATCTGAGAAAGTTTTCTGATACCCTGCGGGAGGTCAATATCACTGTCATCAGCAGGCAAATCTGCAATGACAAGAAGCATTATAGAAACAACCCTGTTATAACAGACAACATGATATGCGCAGGGGctaaagaaggaggaaaggacTCGTGTTTT ggGGATTCTGGCGGACCTTTAAGATGCAATAATGTGATGAGAGGCATCACTGCTTTTGGGAAGGCAAACAAGTGTGGTACTGTTGATGGCCCTGGTGTCTACACTCGACTCACAAAGCAATACCTTCAGTGGATAAGGAAAACCGTAAGGGGAGCCTAA